GTGGAGACCGCCGGGATCCGGATCGTGAACACCGTTCCTCCTTCCGCCCTGCCGGCCGCCTCGATGGTTCCATTATGCTGCTCGATGAGCTGCCGGGAAATGGCGAGTCCCAGCCCCGTCCCCTTGACCTTCGTCGTGAAAAACGGCTCGAAGATCTTGTCGATGAGCTCCTCGGGGATCCCCTTTCCGGTGTCGGCGATCGCGATCCGGACGGGTCCGCCGTCCCCCTCCCGCCGGGTTTCCACGCGCAGCGTCCCCCCTTCCGGCATCGCGTCGAGCGCGTTCAGGAAGAGGTTCAGGAAGACCTGCTGGAGCTGGCTGACGTCCGCAAGGACCCGCGGGATCTCGCCGAAGTCCTTCACGATCCGGTGCCTCTCCTTCCCTCCCGCGCCGATCGAGTGGCTCTTGAGATAAAACGCCAGGGTGGTGTTCAGCACGTGGTTCAGGTTAACCGGCTCGAAGCGCGGCTTCTGCGGCTTGGCGAAGTTCAGGAAATCGCGCATCAGCCCTTCGAGGCGGGTGATCTCGCCCATCACCTTCGCGAGGACCGCCTTGTCCTCCGGGGGAATGTACGGCTCACCGGAAAGGACGCTCATGGCGACCTTGATTCCCGCCATGGGGTTCTTCACCTCGTGGGCGAACCCCGCGGCGAGCTGCCCGACGATCGCCATCTGCTCCGCACGGTGCATCTTGTGCATCTGCTCCTTCAGCGACGCCGACATCTCGTTGAACGAGCCGGCCAGCTCTCCGAACTCGTCCTTCAGCCCCTCCACCTTGTGGTCGAGGTTCCCCGCCTTCAGCGCCCGGGTCGCATCGATGAGCTTGTCCATGGGGCGCGTGAAGCCGAGGAGGATGATCCCGCCCAGCCCGAGGGACAGGAGGGGTCCCATGACGAGCATGACGTAGAGCAGTTTCTTGAAGGCGGAGATCTCGCGAAGCGACCGGTCGGTGCTCTCCGTCAGCCGGGCGCTGGTGAGGGCCACCATCCTCCCGACCTTGTCGGTCAGCTCCAGCCCCACCTGGAATGCGGCGTCCTCCTCGGCGGCCACGCGTTCGGCGCTTCCGCGCAGAGTCATCAGCCGGCTCAAGTGCTCCTGGTACCGGCCCGTGGTCTCCTGCAAGTCGAGGAGGCGCGCGTGCGTATCGGGATTGTGGTGGCAGTCGAGGCAGACGGCCGACACGCTTTTCATCTTGAGGAAGTTCTCGACCATCGTGTCGAACTGCCCCGAGTGCCGGGTGTTCCTCAAGGCGAGGTCGACCTGCACCTGCTTGACCTGGATCAGGAAGTGCTCCCTCAGGATCTCCACCTGGTGGAGCTGGATGATCCGGTCCAGACGGGAAGTGCCCCGCTCGATGGTGCCGATGATGTAGAGGCATGCGGCGAGGAGGACGACCGTGTAGGCGGCCAGACCGATGACGACCCTTTTCTTCACCGCCGCTCTTTCAGGCAGCCAAGCGTCGCCGGATCGACGCCCGCCTTCTCCGCATACCGGTAGACGGCTTTATAGTCGTCGTTCCCCGTTTCGATGAACCTCCGGGCGCCGAAATCCTGGAGGACCCGTTTCCCCTCGGCGTCCCCGTCCATCGTCAGCAGCGCCTCCCGGATCCCGGCGGCGAGCTTCGCGTCGAGGTCCGGCCGCAGCGCAAGGACATTTTCCGGGACCTGGGGGGAAACCGCCAGGACCCTCACCCCTCCGTTTGCCCCCCGCTGCCCCTCCGCGATCATCGTATCGAGGACCGTGTTCTTGGCGGCCCCGATGTCGGCCTTCCCGTCCAGGACGTCCCGGATCACGTCCTCGTGCGTCCCCGCGTAATATGCCTCTCCCACGAACGTCCGGTAATCCTCGACGCCGTTTTCCTTGAAGTACACCCTCGGAAGCAGACAGCCGACCAGGGTCGCCCGGCCGACGAGGGCCAGCCGCTTCCCCTTCATGTCCGACGCCATGCGGATGCCGCTGTTCTTCCGCACGAAGATCAGCCCCTGGTAGGTGTTCCCCCCCCGCATGTTTTCCGGCCTGGCGACGGCCTCGAGGCCCATCCTCTCATGGGCGATGACATAGGACAGACTCCCGAAAAACGCCCCGGCCATGTTCATTGCCTGAAAATCGCTGATGACGTTGTCGTAGCTCGCCAGGACCTTCAGCTCGATCCGGACGCCGGCTTTCCTGCCGAGATACGCCGCGAGCGGCTCGTACCGCTCGATCTGCCGGAAGATGTTCCGCTCGGGGGGCAGCCCGATCAACACTTTCGGTGCGGGGGCCTTCTTGACCGGCGCGGGGGATTCCGTCCGGGAGCAGGAAGCGGTCAGGCCGATGCAGAGGATGCCGGCGACGATTGCCGTGAATTTTTGGCGCATCGGGCGAGAATACCATGACAAATCCCTCGAAGCCAGTTCCCTGCCGCAAGAAATTTCAGGGCTGCTGGAACTGGAGGGTATGCAGCCTCCGGTAGATCCCCCCGGCCGCCAGGAGCTCCTCGTGCGTCCCGGATTCGCGCACTTTGCCCTTGTGCATCACGAAAATGCGGTCCGCGGACAGCACCGTCGACAGCCGGTGCGCCACAACGAGGGCGGTCCGGCCGGACAGGATCCCGGGGAGCGCCTCCCGGATGCCGTGCTCCGTCACCGGGTCGACGCTCGAGGTCGCCTCGTCCAGCAGCAGCACCTTCGGGTCGCGCGCCAGGGCCCGGGCGAAGGACACCAACTGGCGCTGCCCCATCGAGAGCCGTCCACCCCGCTCCCCGACCAGGGTCGAATAGCCGGTGTCCCACTCCGACGCGAACCGGTCCACCCCGACCGCCGAAAGGGCGGGAACGACCCCGGCGCCGCCCGCCGAGACGTTTTCGAGGATCGAGCCGGAAAAGAGAAACGGCTCCTGCAGCACGAGGGAAAGCATGCCCCGCAGCTCCCTCCGCGGGATGTCCCGGATGTCCCTGCCGAACAACAGGATCTGCCCCCGCTGGATCTCATAGAGCCGGCACAGCAGGGAAAGCACCGTCGTCTTCCCCGATCCCGTCGCCCCGACGATCGCTCCCGCCATCCCCTCCTCCAACGCGAAAGAGACTCCCCTGAGGGCCTGGGGCCCCTGCCCCTCGACCCCGAACGCTCCCCCGTCGATCCGGGGGTAGGAGAACCAGACGTCCCGGAACTCGATCGCAGGCGCGGCCTCCCCCGGCCGGGCAGGCCGCTCCTCTACCTCCCGTTTCCCAAGCGCCGGCTCCGCGTACTCCGGCGAAACCTCGGCGTCGAGCAGCAGGAAGATCCGTTCGGCGGAGGCCAGGGCGGACTGCAGGATGTTGTACTTGTCGCTCATGTCTCTGATCGGGTTGTAGAACTTCTGGGCGTATTCAAGGAACGCCACCAGCGTCCCGAAGGTGACGGCCCCGGAGATCAGCCCCTCGCCCCCCCGCCACAGGAGCAGCGCGACGGCGAAGGAAGCGAACATCTCCACGCCGGGGAAGAAGAGCGAGTAGTAGTTCGTCAGCCGGACGTTCTCCGCGACGTAGTCCCCGTTCAGCGTCGCGAAGCGCCGGTCCGACTTCCCCTCCTGCGCGAACGCCTTCACCACGGAGACGCCCGTCACGTGCTCCTGCAGGAAGGCGTTCATCCGCGCCAGCTTGCGGCGCGCCTCCCGGTTCGCCTCGCGGATATGCTTCTTCAGGAGCTCGACGAAGAGCACGAGGAACGGGAGGACGGAGAAGACGACCAGGGCGAGGCGGGCGTCCATCCAGAGAAGGACCCCGGCCGTCCCGAGGAGGATGGCGGCATCGCCGACCGTCGAGACCAGCCCGGAGGAGATGAGCTCCTGGAGCGCTTCCACGTCGGAGGTCAGCCGGGTCATCAGGCGCCCGGTGGGCGTCCGGTCGAACCAGGCGACGGGGAGCCGCTGCATGCGGGAGAACATCTCCCCCCGGATCGCCAGGATCACCCTCTGGCCGAGGACGGAGACGGCGTACATCTGAAGGAACAGGAACCCCATGGCCCCGGCGAGGGAGGCGAGGTAAAGGAGGATCCACCAGGCCATCCCGGAAAGGACCCCGGGCGTCACGAAGCGGTCGATGACGATCTTGATGAGGTAGGGGCCCGCGAGCGAGCAGGCGGTGCCGCAGGCGAGCGCCGCCAGCGCCGCCGCCAGGATCTTCCGGTGGGGGGCGACGTACCGGATCAGCCGCCGCAGGAGGCGCCAGTCGACCCCGCGCGTATCCGCCCGGTCCTCCAGGAAGAACGTGTCCGCCGGCGGGGTCACGTCGACTCCTCGAGCTCGCGCGCCAGCATCTGGCGGGAGTACAGGTCGTAGTAGCTGCCGCGGAGCGACAGCAGCCGGTCGTGCGTCCCCTCCTCGACGATCCGTCCCCCGTCGAGGACGAGGATCCGGTCGCACCGGGAAAGCGACGCCATCCGGTGGGTGCTGAACAGCACCGTCCCGCCCCGCCGGGCCGAGAGGATCCCCTCGAAGATCTCCCGCTCCGTCACCGAGTCGACGGCGGAAAGGGCGTCGTCCAGCAGGAGCACCGGCCTTTCCGCGCAGAGCGCCCGCGCGATGGTGGCCCGCTGCTTTTGCCCGCCCGACAAGGAGATTCCCCGCTCGCCGACGACCGTTCCGAAGCCCTCCGGAAACTCCTCGATCTCGTCGAGGAAGCAGGCGGCCCGTGCGGCCTCCCGCGCCTTCTCCGGGTCCGGCGCCTCGCCCGCCATGCAGATGTTCTCCAGGACGGTGTCGGAGAAAAGGAAGGGGTCCTGCGCGACGAGCGCGACCCGTCGGCGCAGGGCATCGAGCGGTTCTTCCGCCGCGTCCCTTCCCTCCCAGAAGATCGTGCCGCGGGATGCGGCATAGAGTCCGGCCAGCAGGGAGAGGAGCGTGCTCTTCCCGCTGCCCGTCGGGCCCACGAGCCCCACCACCTCCCCTTCCTCCACCGTGAAGGAGACGTCCTTCAGGACCTCTCCGCGGCCGCCTTCATGGGAGAAGGAGAGCCCCCGCACTTCCAGGAGCGGCGGACGGGCCCGGGCGGCGATTGCGTCCGGCGGCCTCGCCGCCTCCGGCGGCAGGAGGAGGTACTCGTTGATCCTCCCCATGGCCGCGCTCCCCCGCTGGAACAGGTTGATCACCCATCCCATCGCCATCGTGGGGAAGGCGAGCATGGCGAGGTAGGCGTTGAAGGCGACGAACCCGCCGAGGGTCAGGCTCCCTTCGACCACCGCCCGGCCGCCGAAGTACAGGACGAGGGCGACGCCCGTCCCGGCGAGGAAGCCGATCGCGCCGTGGAACTTCGCGGAGGTCCTCGCCACGGCGAGGTTGCGGCGGTAATAGTCGCGGCAACTTTCACCGAACCGCTCCTCTTCCCGCTCCTCGAGCGTGAACGCCTTCACGAGGCGGATCCCCGTCACGTTCTCCTGGAGCATCGCGTTCATGGACGCCAGCGACTCCTGGATCTCCCGATGCTGCCGGTGGAAGGCGCGGCCGTATTCCCGGGAGACGATCACCACCAGCGGGCCGACCGTCAGCGACAGGCCGGTCAGCACGGGGCTGATCCGGAGCATGAAACCGATCGCGAACAGCCAGGTGATGGACGTCCCGATCAGCATGAGCAGGCCGGGGCCGAGGAGGAGCCAGACGGCGGTGAGGTCGTTCGTCAGGCGGGACATCACCTCGCCCGTCGACGTGCCATGGAAGAAGGGAAGGCGCAGCCGGATCACGTGGGAGAACAGGCGTTCCCGAAGGTCCTTCTCCACTTCGCGGGCCGCGACGAGGAGCAACCGCCGGGAGAAGTACCGGCAGGCGGCATGCAGGACCGCAAGGAGCGCAATGAAGGCGACGGCGCGATGGAATCGTTCCGCCGCGGCGCCGCTCCCTCCGCGCGCCGCGGAAACGGCGTCGACGGCGTCCCGGATCATCCAGGGCACGAGGAGGCCGAACACCGCGGAGAGCGCGAGCCCCGCGATGCTGAGGACGTACGACCGCCGATGGCGGGCCAGGTGCGGTCGGAGCGCGAGGAGGTCCCGGATAGGCTATCCCCCCCACATCGGGAAAGGATCCGGCACGAAGCAGAGCACGAACAGGACCGCCGCGAACGCGCCCGCCGTCCGCCGCGCCGGGGTCAGCGGCACCTCGTCGAACACGGGCCTCGGGTGCCCCGTCCCGATGAAGAACAGGAGCGCCGCCCAGACGAACCAGCCGCTCCCCATCCACCCCATCAGGAGTAGCGCGAACGGAACGAAGCGCGCGACCCGGCCGTACCTCTCCCCGAACAGGGCGTAGGCGATGTGCCCGCCGTCGAGCTGGCCGGCGGGGATCAGGTTCAGCATCGTGACGTACAGCCCGAGCCATCCCGCGTATCCCATGGGGTGAAGGAACACGTCGTGCCCGGCGGGGACGTTTCCCAGCACGAACCACGAAAGGAGCCGGAACAGCAGCGACTCCCCCAGCACCGGGCCGGGATTCCCCGTGACGCGGTGAACCTCCGAGAGCGCCAGCCCCGTCACGAGGACGGGAATCGCAACGATGGCTCCGGCCAGCGGGCCCGCGGACCCGATGTCCATCAGGGCGTTCCGGTCGGGGAACGGCGACTTCAGCTTGATCACGGCGCCCATGGTGCCGGGTAGCGGGGGGATCGGCAGGAACGGGATGAAGTACGGCGGCGTCGTGACCACCCGGTGGCGCCGGGCGGCCGCGTAGTGCCCCATTTCATGGACGCCGAGGATCGCGAGGAGGGGGAGGTTGAACAGCAGCCCCGGGAGCAGGTCCGATATCCGCGCGAAGGGGTTCCCGCCCGCAAGGAAGGCCCCCGCCAGGAGCGTGGTGGCGAAGGTGGCGACGAACAACAGCAACGGCACCAAGCGATGTCCCCTCATTCCTTTCGACCACAGAGCCGCTACCGGTAGTAAAGTGGTAACAGGCCATGAAGCTTCTCGTCCATATCTGCTGCGCGCCCGACGCATCGTACGGCGTGAGAGCGCTGCAGGAGCGTTTCGCCGTGACCGGCTACTTCTATAACCCTAACATACACCCCGAGGAGGAATTCCGGAAACGGGCGCTCGCGACGCTGGAGCTGCGGGAGAAGGCGCCCTTCCCGCTGATCATGGGCGAGGGAGGCGAGACCGCATGGAAGGAGGCGGTCCGGGGGCTCGAAGGGGAGCCCGAGCGCGGGCGCCGTTGCGAGGAATGCATCCGGTTCCGGCTCCGGGAGACAGCGAAGAAGGCCTTGGAGCTCGGGATGGCGGCGTTCGGGACGGTTCTGACCGTCAGCCCGAAGAAGGACGCGTCGATGATCAATCGCGTGGGCATGGAAGTCGGCGGATCCGCGGGCATCCGTTTCGTCGAAGCGGACCTGAAGAAGCGGGACGGCTACCTGAAGAGCGCCCGCATCAGCCGGGAGCTCGGGATCTACCGGCAGCGTTACTGCGGTTGCATCCATTCGGTGCGGGGAGCGTCGAATGAGGCGGTAGAGAAACCGGAGACCTCATGAGAGGAGGGATTATGAATAGGTTCCTGGCGGCGCTCGCCGCCGCCCTGCTGATCGCGGGAGCGTCCGCGGACTCCCATGCCCTCGAAATCGGCGCGCGCGGCGCGTACTGGTTCCCCGAAATCTCCGGCGCGGTGCGGACCATCACCGCGGGCATCGTGGAGACCGACATCGACCTGAAGAACACCCTCGGCGTCCAGGACGAAAACCTGCCGTTCGGAGAGCTGTTCTTCTCCTTCGGCAACTCGACGCTGCGGGTGGGGTTCACGAAGCTGGATTTCACGGGGAGCCGCGTGCTGAACCAGAACATCACGTTCAACGGGCAGAACTTCGCCGTCGCGGAGGCCGTGACCACGGATATCGACATTTCGATGATCGACGCGAGCTGGCAGTACGACATCCTCCGGCCCAGCGTGGGAGTCGGCTCGGTCAACCTCGGATTGCTGCTCCAGGTGAAATACGTGGACGGGGACGTCCGCCTGACCGGCTCGGCGACGGGTACCGCCGCGGAGACTTTCCAGGCGCCGATTCCGATGGTCGGCGCGGCGTTCGGCGTGGGGCTGGTGAAGAACCTCCTCCGCGCGGACATCCGGGGAGCCGGCATCGGCTTTTCGGGGAATCACCTCGTCGACGTGGAGGCCTATGCCTCCATCACCCCCTTCCCCTTCGTGAAGCTGCAGGGCGGGTACCGGTATCTCGGCCTGCAGATCGACGAGGCGGAGATCCTCGCCTCCCTCCGGCTGAAAGGGCCCTACGCGGGGGTGCAGATCTCCTTCTGAGCCGGGAAAATAATCGTTGATTGAAATCCGCGGGAAGGTAGAATATGGAAAATTCGGGGCGCTTAACTCAGCGGTAGAGTGCCACCTTCACACGGTGGAAGTCACAGGTTCAAGTCCTGTAGCGCCCACCACCTGAAAAAACCGGTGCCTCCCCGCGGGAGGCACCGGTTTCGATTTTCCGCCGGAAGAAATTTCAGTGGCCGTTGCCGACCGCGCCGCAGGAGCCGCACCCCCCGTCGAACTTGAACCGGTTGTAGTGCATCTTCACCGAAGGCAGCTTGATCCTGCCTTCGATTTCCTCGACCTTCGCGTTTTCCGCCATGCATTCCCCGAGGGTGTCCACCCAGGAATCGGCGGATTCCAGGCCGGCCGTCGTCGCGGTCGAAAAGAGGATGGCCTCGATGCGCCCGAGATCGCACCCCACGTCGCAGGCCGGGAAACAGCCCGATGAGATCTTGACGCGGACCCTTTCCAGCGGTTTCGAGACGCTCGCCGGAATCATGATCCCCTGCCCCCGAAGGTCTTCCTGCCATGCCGCCAGGACCGAATACCGCAGGCAGAATCTCTTCAGCACCGAAAGCTCCACCCTGTCCTTGTCTCTCATGGGGGCGATCATCGTCTACCTCCTCTCGATTTGGCGGCTTCGCCAGCCTGTTGGTGGGGATCCTAACACCCCGCGCAATCTGTTCCTATACCTGCCTCCCGAAAGGATCGAAATCTTTTATTTCCAAAAATTCTACATTTTCGCCGTATCGCCGCAGCAAATGTTGTATATTACTACACTTCCCTTTTTCTAGATTTTACCACTCGGCGCGTTATCTTCGGAAAAAAAACCGGGGCCTCCTTCCACGGAGGCCCCGGTTTCCCGTTCCGCGCTTGTCCGGATCCGGCTCAGCAGGAAAAACGGAACCGGTTGTAATGCATCTTCACCGCCGGAAGCCGAATCTTGCCTTCGATTTCCTCGACCTTCGCATTCTCCGCCATGCATTCGCCGAGGGTATCCAGCCACTCCTCCGCGTTCTCCTGCCCTGCGGTCGTGGCGGCGGAGATGAGGATGGCCTCGATGCGCCCGAGGTCGTCGGATACCTCGGAAACCGGGAAGCAGCCGGAGGAGATCATCACGCGCGATCTCTCGAGCGGCTTCCCGACGCTCGCGGGGACCGCGATCCCCCGTTCCCGGAGCTGTTCCTCCCAGGCCGCCAGGACCGAATACCGCAACCCGAATCTTTTCAACACGGAAAGCTCGACCTTGTCCTTTTCTCTTTCGGGTCCTTCCATCTTTCAGTCTCCTCCGAGGATCCCCTCGATTTCCCGCTGGATCGCGCGACGGAATTCCGGGTACGCCGTTTCCATTTCCGGAGTCATCCGCTCGCTGAACGTGACGAGATCCGCCGCTTCGACCGCGAAGATGTGGATGTCCTCCTCGCGGGGGACGGAAACCCCCATGCGCCGGCCCAGCTCGAGCGCCGTCGCGAAATTGACGTCGTGGATGTTGTTCAGGTTCATCGTCTCGCGAAGCATCCGCGAGTCGAACCGATGCCAGTCCCCCGGTTTGCCCCCCGTGGTGCGGATCGCGTCGAGCACGATCAGCCGCTCGAAGCCTTCCACGACCTCGAGGATGTTCAGCCCTCCGACCGAGCACTCCTCCATGACGGAAAGCCCGGGAGTAGCGGCAAGACTTCTGCCGATATCCCGGGCCAGCCGGACTCCCACCGCGTCATCGGAAAGGATGGGGTTCCCCATCCCGATCAGGAGCGTCTTCAAGAGATGCCCCGAATCAACCGGAAATCAGCACTTCCGCCGGAATTCCCGGTAAACCTCCCCGTTCTTGACGATCTTCACCTCGAGCGGCATCTGGCCGGGGAGGCTGTGCGTCGCGCAACTGAAGCACGGATCGAACGAGCGGAACGCCATCTCCACCAGGTTCAGGATCCCCTCGTTCGGCTCGACTCCCGGCTTGATGAGCGTGGACGCGACCTTCTTCGTGACCATGTGGATCGGCGCGTTGTTGTTCGTGGTGCCGACGATGAGGTTCGCGCTCGTGCAGATGCCGTTCTTGTCGCAGGTGTAATGGTGCGTGAGCGTCCCGCGCATCGCCTCGACGATCCCGACTCCCTCCCCCGAGATCCCGTGCGGGATGACGCGGTACTTGTCGCCGGTGATCTCCGGGTCGGCGCAGTACTTCCGGAGCATCTCGGCGTTCTGGACCATCTCTACCAGCCGGGCCCAGTGCGA
This sequence is a window from Thermodesulfobacteriota bacterium. Protein-coding genes within it:
- a CDS encoding ATP-binding protein; its protein translation is MKKRVVIGLAAYTVVLLAACLYIIGTIERGTSRLDRIIQLHQVEILREHFLIQVKQVQVDLALRNTRHSGQFDTMVENFLKMKSVSAVCLDCHHNPDTHARLLDLQETTGRYQEHLSRLMTLRGSAERVAAEEDAAFQVGLELTDKVGRMVALTSARLTESTDRSLREISAFKKLLYVMLVMGPLLSLGLGGIILLGFTRPMDKLIDATRALKAGNLDHKVEGLKDEFGELAGSFNEMSASLKEQMHKMHRAEQMAIVGQLAAGFAHEVKNPMAGIKVAMSVLSGEPYIPPEDKAVLAKVMGEITRLEGLMRDFLNFAKPQKPRFEPVNLNHVLNTTLAFYLKSHSIGAGGKERHRIVKDFGEIPRVLADVSQLQQVFLNLFLNALDAMPEGGTLRVETRREGDGGPVRIAIADTGKGIPEELIDKIFEPFFTTKVKGTGLGLAISRQLIEQHNGTIEAAGRAEGGTVFTIRIPAVSTENERQA
- a CDS encoding phosphate/phosphite/phosphonate ABC transporter substrate-binding protein, whose protein sequence is MRQKFTAIVAGILCIGLTASCSRTESPAPVKKAPAPKVLIGLPPERNIFRQIERYEPLAAYLGRKAGVRIELKVLASYDNVISDFQAMNMAGAFFGSLSYVIAHERMGLEAVARPENMRGGNTYQGLIFVRKNSGIRMASDMKGKRLALVGRATLVGCLLPRVYFKENGVEDYRTFVGEAYYAGTHEDVIRDVLDGKADIGAAKNTVLDTMIAEGQRGANGGVRVLAVSPQVPENVLALRPDLDAKLAAGIREALLTMDGDAEGKRVLQDFGARRFIETGNDDYKAVYRYAEKAGVDPATLGCLKERR
- a CDS encoding ABC transporter ATP-binding protein; protein product: MTPPADTFFLEDRADTRGVDWRLLRRLIRYVAPHRKILAAALAALACGTACSLAGPYLIKIVIDRFVTPGVLSGMAWWILLYLASLAGAMGFLFLQMYAVSVLGQRVILAIRGEMFSRMQRLPVAWFDRTPTGRLMTRLTSDVEALQELISSGLVSTVGDAAILLGTAGVLLWMDARLALVVFSVLPFLVLFVELLKKHIREANREARRKLARMNAFLQEHVTGVSVVKAFAQEGKSDRRFATLNGDYVAENVRLTNYYSLFFPGVEMFASFAVALLLWRGGEGLISGAVTFGTLVAFLEYAQKFYNPIRDMSDKYNILQSALASAERIFLLLDAEVSPEYAEPALGKREVEERPARPGEAAPAIEFRDVWFSYPRIDGGAFGVEGQGPQALRGVSFALEEGMAGAIVGATGSGKTTVLSLLCRLYEIQRGQILLFGRDIRDIPRRELRGMLSLVLQEPFLFSGSILENVSAGGAGVVPALSAVGVDRFASEWDTGYSTLVGERGGRLSMGQRQLVSFARALARDPKVLLLDEATSSVDPVTEHGIREALPGILSGRTALVVAHRLSTVLSADRIFVMHKGKVRESGTHEELLAAGGIYRRLHTLQFQQP
- a CDS encoding ABC transporter ATP-binding protein, whose product is MRDLLALRPHLARHRRSYVLSIAGLALSAVFGLLVPWMIRDAVDAVSAARGGSGAAAERFHRAVAFIALLAVLHAACRYFSRRLLLVAAREVEKDLRERLFSHVIRLRLPFFHGTSTGEVMSRLTNDLTAVWLLLGPGLLMLIGTSITWLFAIGFMLRISPVLTGLSLTVGPLVVIVSREYGRAFHRQHREIQESLASMNAMLQENVTGIRLVKAFTLEEREEERFGESCRDYYRRNLAVARTSAKFHGAIGFLAGTGVALVLYFGGRAVVEGSLTLGGFVAFNAYLAMLAFPTMAMGWVINLFQRGSAAMGRINEYLLLPPEAARPPDAIAARARPPLLEVRGLSFSHEGGRGEVLKDVSFTVEEGEVVGLVGPTGSGKSTLLSLLAGLYAASRGTIFWEGRDAAEEPLDALRRRVALVAQDPFLFSDTVLENICMAGEAPDPEKAREAARAACFLDEIEEFPEGFGTVVGERGISLSGGQKQRATIARALCAERPVLLLDDALSAVDSVTEREIFEGILSARRGGTVLFSTHRMASLSRCDRILVLDGGRIVEEGTHDRLLSLRGSYYDLYSRQMLARELEEST
- a CDS encoding site-2 protease family protein encodes the protein MPLLLFVATFATTLLAGAFLAGGNPFARISDLLPGLLFNLPLLAILGVHEMGHYAAARRHRVVTTPPYFIPFLPIPPLPGTMGAVIKLKSPFPDRNALMDIGSAGPLAGAIVAIPVLVTGLALSEVHRVTGNPGPVLGESLLFRLLSWFVLGNVPAGHDVFLHPMGYAGWLGLYVTMLNLIPAGQLDGGHIAYALFGERYGRVARFVPFALLLMGWMGSGWFVWAALLFFIGTGHPRPVFDEVPLTPARRTAGAFAAVLFVLCFVPDPFPMWGG
- a CDS encoding epoxyqueuosine reductase QueH, with the protein product MKLLVHICCAPDASYGVRALQERFAVTGYFYNPNIHPEEEFRKRALATLELREKAPFPLIMGEGGETAWKEAVRGLEGEPERGRRCEECIRFRLRETAKKALELGMAAFGTVLTVSPKKDASMINRVGMEVGGSAGIRFVEADLKKRDGYLKSARISRELGIYRQRYCGCIHSVRGASNEAVEKPETS
- a CDS encoding hydrogenase maturation protease, yielding MKTLLIGMGNPILSDDAVGVRLARDIGRSLAATPGLSVMEECSVGGLNILEVVEGFERLIVLDAIRTTGGKPGDWHRFDSRMLRETMNLNNIHDVNFATALELGRRMGVSVPREEDIHIFAVEAADLVTFSERMTPEMETAYPEFRRAIQREIEGILGGD